In Nostoc sp. CENA543, a single genomic region encodes these proteins:
- a CDS encoding TROVE domain-containing protein, producing the protein MNYNFFTKNKTTTPQNQPIPGREAEMIKGRSGGWMFNAGIWQMLRRCLLVGTAQSTYYAGKQELTEDFVAVVKQAVAENPSRVAEEILYASDGRAINNSAPIFALVLLSMGETPEAKQAFGEIFPQVVRTGSHFYEWLNYTKSLRGFGKIVREAGKTWLSREDVKGLAYQLLKYQQRQGFTNRDALRLFHVKPPTENHRQLYEWVVKGWAELPSEIPSQALAQIWWYEWLKRNPSETHQAILQGRLTHEMAAPVGNMDKQAWQLLFQEMPIGAMLRNLGSLTELGVLRADETTNLSRIEAVLNNKEHLRKGRIHPIDVLKALKTYESGGRLGRSKKTWSPVPRIVDILEKAVELSFDVVEPTGKVFMHAVDVSGSMGSLVADMGLSCCEIATTMALVTAKAEKNYMIRGFATEFRELNITAKDSFSSAVQKASNQNFGGTDASVAYDWMIKNKFKADVVCFWTDSESWAGYKHPSQALAEYRKKVNPDVKAVYVTLTPYRITLVDPQDPLSWDLAGFDPGTPRIIQMLAQGEL; encoded by the coding sequence ATGAATTATAATTTTTTTACCAAAAACAAAACAACCACACCACAAAATCAACCCATCCCCGGAAGAGAAGCGGAAATGATCAAAGGCCGTTCCGGTGGTTGGATGTTCAATGCTGGTATTTGGCAGATGCTGCGCCGTTGCCTTTTAGTTGGTACAGCCCAAAGCACTTACTACGCAGGTAAACAAGAACTCACAGAAGACTTTGTGGCGGTTGTAAAACAAGCTGTTGCAGAAAATCCCAGCCGTGTCGCCGAGGAAATTTTATACGCCAGCGATGGACGCGCCATCAATAATAGCGCACCTATATTTGCTTTAGTGTTGCTGTCAATGGGTGAAACCCCAGAAGCAAAACAGGCTTTTGGTGAAATCTTTCCTCAAGTTGTCCGCACAGGTAGCCATTTCTATGAATGGTTGAACTATACCAAATCTCTGCGGGGTTTCGGTAAGATAGTGCGGGAAGCTGGTAAAACCTGGTTATCTCGTGAAGATGTCAAAGGTTTGGCTTATCAACTTTTGAAATACCAACAACGTCAAGGCTTTACTAACCGCGATGCTTTACGGTTGTTTCATGTTAAACCACCTACAGAAAATCACCGTCAGCTCTACGAGTGGGTAGTGAAAGGTTGGGCAGAATTACCCAGCGAAATACCCTCACAAGCGTTAGCGCAGATTTGGTGGTATGAATGGTTAAAACGCAACCCCAGCGAAACCCACCAAGCCATTTTGCAAGGGCGTTTAACCCACGAAATGGCTGCGCCTGTGGGCAACATGGATAAACAAGCTTGGCAATTACTATTTCAGGAAATGCCCATTGGTGCAATGTTGCGTAACTTGGGTTCATTAACTGAACTAGGTGTGTTGCGGGCTGATGAAACTACCAACTTGTCGCGGATAGAAGCTGTTCTCAACAACAAAGAACATCTGCGTAAAGGTCGTATTCATCCCATCGATGTTTTGAAAGCACTCAAAACTTACGAGTCTGGGGGCAGACTAGGACGCAGTAAGAAAACCTGGAGTCCAGTTCCCCGCATCGTAGACATCTTAGAAAAAGCCGTTGAGTTGTCTTTTGATGTGGTAGAACCCACAGGTAAAGTGTTCATGCACGCTGTAGACGTTTCTGGTTCTATGGGTAGCTTGGTTGCAGACATGGGACTTAGCTGTTGTGAAATAGCCACCACAATGGCATTAGTTACAGCTAAAGCTGAGAAAAACTATATGATTCGTGGCTTTGCTACCGAATTCCGGGAATTAAATATCACTGCTAAAGATAGTTTTAGTTCTGCGGTGCAGAAAGCCAGCAACCAAAACTTCGGCGGTACAGATGCTTCTGTAGCTTATGACTGGATGATTAAAAATAAGTTCAAAGCTGATGTCGTCTGCTTCTGGACTGACTCCGAAAGCTGGGCGGGTTATAAACATCCCTCTCAAGCTTTGGCAGAGTACCGTAAAAAAGTAAATCCTGATGTTAAGGCTGTGTATGTCACCTTGACACCTTACCGAATTACCTTAGTAGATCCTCAAGATCCACTGTCTTGGGATTTGGCAGGATTTGACCCTGGTACACCTCGCATCATCCAGATGCTAGCTCAAGGCGAGTTGTAA
- a CDS encoding quinone-dependent dihydroorotate dehydrogenase yields the protein MDIYQIAVRPVLFNLLKADPEWSHHQAISILRWLSHQPDNSWMHSLLAKSLCLQNPRLEQNLFGLRFPNPVGLAAGFDKDAVTSGILSSLGFGFAELGTVTFVAQPGNPRPRLFRLLPDQAVLNRMGFNNSGAAAMAARLTQDQQEFTPSIPIGINLGKSKVTPLESAADDYLGSFRLLKDLGDYFVVNVSSPNTPGLRSLQDASMLSSILDVLQKENNSHKPIFVKIAPDLEWEAIADIITLAKTYQLAGMIATNTTISRERLKTQVIDITGKSPEQEAGGISGAPLRDRSTEVIRFIWQQTQGQIPIIGVGGIFSPDDAWAKITAGASLIQVYTGWIYEGPMMVRRILEGLLTKLEQHGLNSISEAVGLDFRSRQSTVNSQ from the coding sequence ATGGATATCTATCAAATCGCTGTTCGTCCGGTTTTATTCAACCTATTAAAAGCAGATCCAGAGTGGTCACATCACCAAGCAATCAGCATTCTTCGTTGGCTATCTCATCAGCCTGACAATAGTTGGATGCACAGCCTGCTAGCGAAATCTTTATGTTTACAAAATCCCCGCCTGGAACAGAATCTATTTGGTTTACGTTTTCCTAACCCGGTAGGTTTGGCTGCTGGTTTTGATAAAGATGCTGTAACGTCGGGTATTTTGTCAAGTCTGGGTTTCGGTTTTGCTGAACTGGGAACTGTGACATTTGTAGCACAACCGGGAAATCCTCGCCCTCGTTTATTTCGCTTGCTTCCTGATCAAGCTGTTCTCAATCGTATGGGGTTTAATAATAGTGGTGCAGCAGCAATGGCAGCACGACTAACTCAAGACCAACAAGAATTTACGCCATCCATACCCATAGGTATTAATTTGGGTAAATCAAAGGTGACACCTCTAGAGTCAGCCGCCGATGACTATTTAGGTAGTTTTAGGCTACTCAAAGATTTGGGAGATTATTTTGTTGTCAATGTTTCTTCACCCAACACTCCAGGGTTGCGATCGCTCCAAGATGCCTCTATGCTTAGTTCTATCTTGGATGTACTACAAAAAGAAAACAATTCACATAAACCAATATTTGTCAAGATAGCACCTGATTTAGAATGGGAAGCGATCGCCGACATTATTACCTTGGCGAAAACCTACCAATTAGCGGGGATGATTGCCACTAATACAACTATTAGTCGTGAGAGACTAAAAACTCAGGTGATTGACATAACGGGTAAATCACCTGAGCAAGAAGCCGGAGGGATTAGTGGCGCGCCATTACGCGATCGCTCCACAGAAGTCATCAGATTTATTTGGCAGCAAACCCAAGGGCAGATTCCAATTATCGGGGTAGGTGGCATATTCTCCCCTGACGATGCTTGGGCAAAAATCACTGCGGGTGCTAGCCTCATTCAAGTGTATACAGGCTGGATTTACGAAGGCCCAATGATGGTACGCCGCATTTTAGAAGGTTTGCTCACCAAATTAGAACAACATGGACTCAATTCGATCTCGGAAGCAGTGGGTTTAGACTTTCGGAGTCGACAGTCAACAGTCAACAGTCAATAG